In Gemmatimonadaceae bacterium, the genomic stretch CCCTCGTGTGCGCGGATCACCCCATCGTCCTGCGCACGGGAAAGGGCCTCGTCAAGCGCACGTTGGTCCCGCACCGTGAGGACGAGCAGAGTCGGAAGGCTGACCAAGCACATCCACGCGGTATTGGTATCATAGAAAAGCGGGAGGTGCACGGCATCGGTGGGGTGCAGCAATGGAAGGCCCCCGAGCCACGCCGCGATCACGATGGGCACATAGGCCCCGAGCGCGACAACCAGGAAGGCCGTCGCGCCGGTAGAGATGGGACGCCCGTCGGGCCGTCGGCGGATCAACCAGTGAATGAGCGAGCCCCTGGTGGTATCGACCGCAATGCGTTCGGCCTGACCATCACCGGGCTGGAGCGTAGCGACCACTTCTTGAGTGTTCACGGATGCGACTTTGATGTTACAGCCTGTTCAACGCAAGAGCGGGTGCCCGCGCGGGCATGGCGGCACCCCGAAGGGCGACAGGGCCACTTCCCGCCCCTACCCCACCCTCCCAACCGGCAACTTCCTGATCCTCTTGCCCGCGAGCACGAAGATCGCGTTGCACACCGCCTCGTGCACTTGCACGGCGCCGTCGCTCGCCACACTCACCTTGGCCACCTCGGCCACGTACCTCTGGAACGACAGGTGCACCTCGATGCCGCGGGCGCGTCCCGCCGGGAGCGCCGTGCCCCACCCGGCTCTTTCGGCGGCTAGGTTGAGCACGCGCAGGTGACGCGGCGAATCGGTGAGCAGGTCGCGGCGGAAGTGGTACGGATCTTTCCTGCTTTCGTGCGCGAGTTCGTCGATGAACGTCTCCACCGCGAAGGCGTTGTACGAGTTGTTCACCGAGCGCCAGAAACCCACGGGGATCCCCGTGTCCACCACCTTGCACTCGACGAGCACGTTGGGAATGGCGTACGGCATGGCCATCGCGCCCTCGACGAGTTCGGGATCGAGGCCGTTCTTCACCGAACCGGGGAACAGGTGCTCCATCGAACTCGGCGCGGCCACGAGGTGCGTCCAGAGCGTCGGCGCGCCCTTGGCGTCCAGCCCGGCGCCCATCTTGTGGCACGACGCGCAGCGGTAGAAATCGTGTTGCATGTCGTCTTCGCGCGAGTAGATGACCTTCACCGGCGCCTTGATCGCCTTTGACGCTTCAAGCGCGTCGGTGACGAAGTCCAGTTCGATGCGCCCATTCAGCAGGAGATGGCGCTCCCTTGCATGTGCACCAGATCGCCTGCAAACGCGAAACGCCCGCACGCCGTTTCGAGCATGCATCTGCCACCGGTTGCGAAGAGAATCCGGACGATCTGCTGGATTCGGTTCACGACACGTGTCCTCTACTCCTCCGCCCGCAGCGCGACCACCGCGTCCACGCGCGCCGTGGCCCGCGCCGGAACCACCGTCGCCAACAGGCCCACCCCGAGCATCGCGGCAGCCACCGCCGCGAGCGTCATGCCGTCGGTCGGACTCACACCGTACAGCAGCGTACCGAGCAGATGGTTCGTGGCGTACGCGCCGGCCAGCCCGAGCGCGATACCCGCCGCGGCGATCGTGAGCCCGCGCCGCAGCATCATCGCCGTGAGATTGGCCGCCGTGGCGCCGAGCGCCATCCGCACGCCGATCTCGCGCGTCCGCTGCCGCACCATCGCCGCCATCGTCCCGAACAAACCGATCGCGCACAGGGCCACGGCCGCCGTCGCGAACACCGTGAGCAGAAACGTGTTCAGACGCGGCTCGGCCAACGGTTCATTCAAGTAGGCATCGAATGGGGACGCGCT encodes the following:
- a CDS encoding molybdopterin cofactor-binding domain-containing protein, yielding MHARNGVRAFRVCRRSGAHARERHLLLNGRIELDFVTDALEASKAIKAPVKVIYSREDDMQHDFYRCASCHKMGAGLDAKGAPTLWTHLVAAPSSMEHLFPGSVKNGLDPELVEGAMAMPYAIPNVLVECKVVDTGIPVGFWRSVNNSYNAFAVETFIDELAHESRKDPYHFRRDLLTDSPRHLRVLNLAAERAGWGTALPAGRARGIEVHLSFQRYVAEVAKVSVASDGAVQVHEAVCNAIFVLAGKRIRKLPVGRVG